A DNA window from Anaerocolumna sp. AGMB13020 contains the following coding sequences:
- a CDS encoding MFS transporter, whose amino-acid sequence MDKDNQRLFSLTYILLTCINLLTALGYSMIATIISPYAVTLGAGLTLAGTLSGIFSLSALVIRPFSGMALDILDKRNICLLSTLLMGVSFAGYAIAPNIAVMLFFRILHGMAFGINGTAILVLISEVLPEKRLGEGIGYFGLGQIVAQIIGPNAGIAIKGRLGYQSLFFLIAGLTLLSVGLLLLIKRRKPGTEKAFKEKRPFSRKNILAKECLVYALVGGLFSLGNGVTTSFLVLVGEERNISGIGIFFTVNAVVLLVMRLLMGRVIDRIGLGIIVNISLALTAVSMFFLGISQGLLLFLAAGVLKAAGQGGGQISLQSACIRKVEPARVGIATSTYFIGADIGQGLGPVLGGRISEAYSYRWMYLGTAVLMLLGILVFNLYEAKNRRLVSEAAGI is encoded by the coding sequence GTGGATAAAGATAATCAAAGGCTGTTCAGCCTCACTTACATACTGCTGACTTGTATAAATCTGCTGACAGCTCTGGGGTATAGTATGATTGCGACCATTATATCCCCTTATGCGGTAACACTGGGTGCAGGGCTTACCCTTGCAGGAACCCTGTCGGGGATTTTTTCCCTGTCGGCACTTGTAATCAGACCTTTTAGCGGAATGGCACTGGATATTCTGGACAAAAGAAATATCTGCCTTCTTTCCACTCTGCTTATGGGAGTGTCCTTTGCAGGGTATGCCATAGCACCCAACATCGCTGTCATGCTCTTTTTCCGTATTCTCCATGGTATGGCCTTTGGAATCAATGGTACTGCCATTCTTGTACTGATAAGTGAAGTCCTGCCGGAAAAGCGTCTGGGAGAAGGTATTGGATATTTCGGACTGGGTCAGATTGTTGCTCAGATTATTGGACCCAATGCCGGTATTGCCATAAAAGGACGTTTGGGATATCAATCCCTGTTCTTTCTAATTGCTGGTTTAACCTTATTGTCAGTGGGACTCTTGCTTCTGATAAAAAGGAGAAAACCAGGAACTGAGAAGGCTTTTAAGGAGAAAAGGCCCTTTAGCAGAAAGAATATTCTGGCGAAGGAGTGTCTGGTATATGCTTTGGTTGGAGGCTTGTTTTCATTAGGAAATGGTGTTACCACTTCATTTCTGGTGCTTGTGGGAGAGGAGAGGAATATCTCCGGTATCGGCATTTTCTTTACGGTTAATGCGGTGGTACTTCTGGTGATGCGGCTGCTGATGGGCAGGGTGATCGACAGGATTGGCCTTGGGATTATCGTGAATATTTCGCTGGCGCTTACCGCGGTTTCCATGTTCTTTCTCGGTATTTCCCAGGGGCTTCTGCTATTTCTGGCAGCAGGAGTCTTAAAAGCAGCCGGTCAGGGGGGCGGTCAGATTTCACTGCAATCGGCCTGTATCCGGAAGGTAGAGCCTGCAAGGGTCGGAATTGCAACCAGTACCTACTTTATCGGTGCAGATATCGGTCAGGGGCTGGGACCGGTACTGGGGGGAAGAATCTCGGAAGCTTACAGCTATCGATGGATGTATCTTGGTACGGCAGTCCTGATGCTTTTAGGAATCCTGGTTTTTAACCTCTATGAGGCAAAGAACAGAAGGTTGGTCAGCGAAGCTGCGGGGATTTAA
- a CDS encoding serine hydrolase domain-containing protein translates to MSNVTDIDCLLRSFVEKGLSGCGLEIKQRGITLYEGYFGCSDITSGKKVSKASVFRQASLSKLPLYTVLMMLYERGKFLLTDPVSDYFPEWKDSKRIVRHPDGSFTIQPTLRPINISDLLTMRCGLPYCNFPSGSEEPVLKAMEKCMKPLWEKGHYTLREHIAVMAEVPLAFEPGEHWLYGFSSELAAGVVEAVCGKAIEDAFRELLFEPLDMNDTGAHYFGDIQERMVTLYQRTEEGELIPAVTPFDEKHIPGPEHQCGWARLFSTVNDYSKMAQMLANGGEYKGKRLMGRKTIDLMRTNVLSQEQLKEFSNGYNAGYGYGYGVRTLLNQGAGHHNGSLQAFGWTGGFGTWCEADPEEGLSIVYMHNLIPSKEEYYHPRIRAAAYGLLR, encoded by the coding sequence ATGTCAAATGTAACTGATATCGACTGCCTGCTCAGAAGCTTCGTGGAGAAAGGGCTGTCAGGCTGCGGATTGGAAATAAAACAGCGTGGGATAACCTTGTATGAAGGTTATTTCGGCTGCAGTGATATAACATCAGGAAAGAAGGTCAGCAAAGCATCCGTTTTCCGACAGGCATCTCTGTCCAAGCTGCCTTTGTATACCGTTCTTATGATGCTCTATGAGAGAGGGAAATTTCTATTGACAGACCCCGTTTCAGACTATTTTCCCGAATGGAAGGACAGCAAAAGGATTGTAAGGCATCCGGATGGTTCTTTTACAATACAGCCCACTCTCCGACCCATAAACATCAGTGATTTACTTACCATGCGATGTGGGCTTCCCTATTGTAATTTTCCTTCTGGTTCCGAAGAACCGGTGCTTAAGGCAATGGAAAAATGCATGAAGCCCTTATGGGAAAAGGGACATTATACCCTCCGGGAACATATTGCTGTAATGGCAGAAGTCCCTCTTGCTTTTGAGCCGGGAGAGCATTGGCTCTATGGCTTCTCCAGTGAACTGGCAGCTGGAGTTGTGGAAGCAGTCTGCGGCAAAGCCATTGAAGATGCATTTCGTGAGCTGTTGTTCGAGCCTTTGGATATGAATGATACAGGAGCTCATTATTTTGGAGACATACAGGAGCGGATGGTAACGTTATATCAGAGAACAGAAGAAGGGGAACTGATTCCTGCGGTTACACCATTTGATGAGAAGCATATTCCCGGGCCTGAACATCAATGCGGGTGGGCAAGGCTGTTCTCTACAGTCAATGATTATTCGAAGATGGCTCAGATGCTTGCCAATGGCGGTGAGTATAAGGGGAAACGGCTTATGGGCAGGAAGACCATAGATCTGATGAGGACCAATGTTCTGAGCCAGGAACAGTTAAAGGAGTTCAGCAATGGATACAATGCCGGTTATGGCTATGGATATGGAGTGCGGACGCTGCTAAATCAGGGAGCAGGCCATCATAACGGAAGCTTACAGGCTTTTGGCTGGACAGGAGGTTTCGGAACCTGGTGTGAGGCCGATCCGGAGGAGGGACTGTCTATTGTGTATATGCATAACCTGATTCCAAGCAAAGAGGAATATTATCATCCACGTATACGTGCTGCCGCCTACGGCCTGCTAAGATAA
- a CDS encoding glycoside hydrolase family 31 protein gives MYSEIKNGSSERELFTGIKRVNKNILHIVHTCIQEEPIESILVEKIEEKDTGREPVNEPEYSEDGSLLIWNNQGEVAVKEVGHSLIEKKIYRYQKAETSAFRQKHTANGEVTYLDTVGEEYAGEAYEGRLTFEISGEECLYGLGQHEDGIYNYRNQKEYLFQANMKISMPVLLSSRNYGIFIDSESAMTFESEDNRVHFTIDTVKYLSYYIITGKNLEEIQKSLRELTGRAPLLPRWAFGYIQSKERYQSAEELLEVVKHFRELGIPLDCIVQDWLTWENGLWGEKTTDKRRYPDTRKLIDDLHKQQVKLMVSIWPNMSEGGKNLGEFKEKNLLLPNSSIYNAYDETAREIYWKQCEEEWFQSGTDAWWCDNSEPFTDSDWNGEKKKEEEQRFRLVTEEAKKSIEWTRLNSFGLLHAKGIYENWRRCTGAKRVVNLTRSSCVSGQKYGTILWSGDISAKWSTLKKQITEGIKISMTGIPYWTLDIGAFFTVKDKWENRGCGSSGNPNKLWFWDGDYNDGVHDLGYRELYIRWFQYGTFLPMFRAHGTDTPREPWNFGSPGERFYDIIVKFIRLRYQLLPYIYSLAAAVHFDNAVMIRSLLFDFPEDKNVKELSDSYLFGRALLICPVTVPMYYGADSQPLKAIPKEREVYLPAKALWYDYWTGRSYEGGQTIVAAAELDIIPVFVRSGSILPLSVPGKYAEEYGGMVSELLVYMGADGAFRLYNDEGDNYSYENGNYSCIPLSYRDKERMLTFGKAEGSYPYQTDFRVRFIEDGKVSEINNITYKGEEAYVKCN, from the coding sequence ATGTATTCAGAAATAAAAAATGGCAGCAGCGAAAGGGAGCTGTTTACCGGTATAAAAAGGGTGAACAAAAATATCCTTCATATCGTTCACACCTGTATTCAGGAAGAGCCTATAGAAAGTATCCTGGTTGAAAAGATAGAAGAAAAAGATACCGGCAGAGAACCTGTGAATGAACCGGAGTATTCTGAGGATGGCAGCCTGCTTATTTGGAATAACCAGGGGGAAGTTGCAGTAAAAGAGGTGGGACACAGTCTTATAGAGAAGAAAATCTATCGATATCAAAAAGCAGAGACCTCCGCCTTCCGCCAAAAACATACAGCAAACGGAGAGGTAACCTATCTCGATACGGTCGGAGAGGAATATGCAGGAGAGGCCTATGAAGGCAGACTGACCTTTGAAATATCAGGAGAGGAGTGTCTTTATGGGCTCGGGCAGCACGAGGATGGAATATATAATTACCGGAACCAGAAAGAGTATCTGTTTCAGGCTAATATGAAAATCAGCATGCCTGTGCTGCTTTCTTCACGTAATTATGGTATTTTTATTGATTCGGAAAGTGCTATGACCTTTGAAAGTGAAGACAACAGGGTCCATTTTACAATAGATACGGTCAAGTACCTGTCTTATTATATTATAACTGGTAAAAATCTGGAAGAAATTCAAAAGTCGCTGCGTGAGCTTACAGGCAGAGCACCCCTGCTGCCAAGGTGGGCTTTCGGATATATTCAGAGCAAGGAACGTTATCAATCCGCAGAGGAACTTCTGGAGGTGGTAAAGCATTTTCGTGAGCTTGGAATACCCCTGGATTGTATTGTGCAGGACTGGCTGACTTGGGAAAATGGTTTGTGGGGGGAAAAGACAACGGATAAAAGAAGGTATCCTGATACCAGGAAACTGATTGACGATCTCCACAAGCAGCAGGTAAAACTCATGGTTTCCATCTGGCCCAATATGTCGGAAGGGGGTAAGAACCTGGGGGAATTCAAAGAAAAGAATCTCCTCCTCCCAAACTCCTCGATTTACAATGCATATGATGAGACCGCCAGGGAGATTTATTGGAAACAGTGTGAAGAGGAGTGGTTTCAGTCCGGAACAGATGCCTGGTGGTGTGATAATTCAGAGCCTTTTACCGACTCGGATTGGAACGGAGAGAAGAAAAAGGAAGAGGAACAGCGTTTCAGGCTGGTAACAGAGGAAGCCAAAAAGTCCATTGAATGGACCCGGCTTAACAGCTTTGGGCTGCTCCATGCAAAAGGAATTTATGAGAACTGGCGTCGTTGCACCGGGGCAAAACGGGTGGTTAATCTGACCAGGTCCTCCTGTGTATCAGGTCAGAAGTACGGAACCATTCTCTGGTCCGGAGACATCAGTGCGAAATGGTCTACCTTAAAGAAACAGATTACGGAAGGAATAAAGATTTCCATGACCGGCATCCCATATTGGACGCTGGATATCGGTGCTTTCTTTACGGTGAAGGATAAATGGGAGAACAGAGGCTGCGGAAGCAGTGGAAATCCCAATAAGCTTTGGTTCTGGGACGGAGACTATAATGACGGTGTACATGATCTGGGCTACAGGGAACTATACATAAGGTGGTTTCAATATGGGACCTTCCTGCCGATGTTTCGTGCGCACGGCACCGATACACCCAGGGAACCCTGGAATTTTGGTTCTCCGGGAGAAAGGTTCTATGACATAATCGTAAAATTTATCCGATTGCGTTATCAGCTGCTTCCCTATATTTACTCTCTGGCAGCGGCAGTTCATTTTGACAATGCAGTCATGATACGCAGTCTGTTGTTTGATTTTCCGGAGGATAAAAATGTGAAAGAGCTCAGTGATTCCTATTTATTTGGAAGAGCTTTGCTGATCTGTCCGGTTACGGTGCCTATGTATTACGGGGCCGACAGCCAACCCTTAAAGGCTATACCCAAAGAACGAGAAGTATATCTGCCTGCCAAAGCTCTTTGGTATGATTACTGGACTGGAAGGAGTTATGAGGGCGGGCAGACCATAGTGGCGGCAGCGGAGCTGGATATCATACCGGTCTTTGTAAGAAGCGGGTCGATTCTCCCACTGTCTGTACCTGGGAAATATGCAGAGGAATACGGAGGAATGGTATCGGAGCTGCTGGTGTATATGGGAGCGGATGGTGCGTTCAGACTGTATAACGATGAAGGAGATAATTATTCCTATGAAAATGGTAACTACTCCTGCATTCCCTTATCCTACCGGGACAAAGAAAGGATGCTGACCTTTGGAAAAGCAGAGGGGAGTTATCCATATCAGACAGATTTCAGGGTGAGATTTATCGAGGATGGAAAAGTTAGTGAGATAAATAATATTACTTATAAGGGAGAAGAAGCTTATGTCAAATGTAACTGA
- a CDS encoding helix-turn-helix domain-containing protein yields the protein MIHIDYTEYDASHTSDFVFDIPEGHDCWLLLLTQTPAVFMVENTCREYPSNCAILYKPKQRIYYRACGERYANDWIRFYTDENYVITTPIQCGVPFQIHDPSYCHKLYQLLVTEHILNNSFKDITIDNLFRILFNKLLESYDYKTVTPLLKNLKELKMDIYHRPYEEWTVSKMAEKLNISVGYMQDIYKNTFGVTCMEDVINSRINLAKKYLVYDQYTIAEIITLCGYRNIEHFFRQFKKTTGVTPNQFRKLPHAIPPLQNK from the coding sequence ATGATACACATTGATTATACAGAATACGATGCTTCTCATACAAGTGATTTTGTTTTTGACATACCGGAAGGGCATGATTGCTGGTTGCTATTGCTGACCCAGACTCCTGCTGTATTTATGGTGGAGAATACCTGCCGGGAATATCCTTCAAACTGTGCCATACTGTACAAGCCAAAGCAAAGGATATACTACCGTGCCTGTGGAGAAAGGTATGCCAATGACTGGATCCGTTTTTATACCGATGAAAATTATGTCATAACAACCCCGATACAGTGCGGGGTACCATTTCAGATACACGATCCCTCTTACTGTCATAAGTTATACCAATTGCTGGTTACGGAACACATTTTGAATAACAGCTTTAAGGATATAACCATTGACAATCTTTTTCGAATATTGTTCAACAAATTATTGGAATCCTATGATTATAAAACAGTGACACCTTTGTTAAAGAATCTAAAGGAACTGAAAATGGACATCTATCACAGACCCTATGAGGAATGGACTGTCAGCAAAATGGCGGAGAAACTGAATATCAGTGTTGGTTATATGCAGGATATTTATAAGAATACTTTTGGTGTTACCTGTATGGAGGATGTTATCAACAGCAGGATCAATCTGGCCAAAAAATACCTGGTATACGATCAGTACACAATAGCTGAGATTATAACCTTATGCGGATACCGCAACATTGAACATTTTTTTCGTCAATTCAAGAAGACTACCGGAGTCACGCCAAACCAATTCCGAAAACTTCCCCATGCAATACCTCCTCTGCAAAATAAGTAA
- a CDS encoding family 43 glycosylhydrolase — MTKQYEKAMEIMVYTRDPEKDYTESLSNSIHLACKKGEERFQPLNRNYGILFAKATINEDNVIKEKGLKNPYLFQGAEGSFGILAVRVTGQGEADPESRGHVLFWQSDDLTDFREEQLLKLHKEEYVKEVQCRYLPEEKIYEIRWKDSKGKSYRNTLTDLSEPGSISEPEEITEDERISPEAFQPGVNPGNSIEVDWETGNHISSRWSPLQHTEIKVVDCLKANTLNEVRDIKASAVYSDGSIAEKQVDWDYEKIDFSTPGTYELSGKVRRKEYPFPLACGYADPVILPWKGKYYYVATNDNKNDIGIFVREAENVEGLFAEGYKEVLILDENEEKNFVQTFWAPEFHCIGEDLYILFAVSGKQWSPQCHMMKLKRGGDILRSEDWEEPVRVRRADGSYLAEDGITLDMTYFNAGGKVCVLWSYRKGIGTPMDTGSMIYIASVDESKPTVLTSEPVLLTRPLYGWENIQGTINNEGPYPLLTEDMVYIAYSGGAACGYTYALGLLSIPVGSDYLDAAAWKKATTPVLSYYSIEGVYGPGHNSFFRDYDGSTWILYHGETELVPFGKRCTAMHRVHFDRKGRPVFDLAGERELSKDLEEISIKIIVE; from the coding sequence ATGACGAAGCAATATGAGAAAGCTATGGAGATAATGGTTTATACCAGAGACCCGGAGAAGGATTATACGGAGTCTTTAAGTAACAGCATTCATCTGGCCTGTAAGAAAGGGGAGGAGAGGTTTCAACCCCTGAACAGGAATTATGGCATACTTTTTGCCAAAGCTACCATCAATGAGGACAATGTAATAAAGGAAAAAGGTTTAAAGAACCCTTATTTGTTTCAAGGGGCAGAGGGTTCCTTTGGTATTCTGGCAGTAAGAGTTACCGGCCAGGGAGAGGCAGATCCGGAAAGCAGAGGACATGTCCTTTTCTGGCAATCCGATGACCTGACGGATTTCAGGGAAGAGCAATTGCTTAAGCTGCATAAGGAGGAGTATGTAAAAGAGGTGCAGTGCCGCTATCTTCCGGAAGAAAAGATTTATGAAATAAGATGGAAAGACAGCAAGGGAAAATCCTATCGAAATACCTTAACAGATTTATCAGAGCCCGGCAGTATCTCAGAACCGGAGGAAATAACGGAAGATGAGAGGATATCTCCAGAGGCCTTTCAACCAGGAGTGAATCCCGGAAATAGTATAGAGGTTGACTGGGAAACCGGAAACCATATAAGTTCCAGGTGGAGTCCCCTGCAGCATACAGAAATCAAAGTTGTGGACTGCTTAAAAGCAAATACTCTGAATGAAGTAAGGGATATAAAAGCGTCAGCAGTTTATTCCGATGGTTCTATTGCCGAAAAACAGGTGGACTGGGATTACGAAAAAATTGATTTTTCTACACCCGGAACCTATGAGCTTTCCGGAAAAGTCCGCCGGAAGGAATATCCTTTTCCTTTGGCCTGCGGATATGCTGATCCTGTAATCTTACCCTGGAAGGGGAAATATTATTACGTAGCCACCAACGACAATAAAAATGATATCGGTATTTTTGTACGGGAAGCGGAGAACGTAGAGGGGTTGTTCGCAGAGGGTTATAAGGAAGTATTGATATTGGACGAAAACGAAGAGAAGAATTTTGTTCAGACCTTTTGGGCACCGGAATTCCATTGCATCGGAGAGGACCTTTATATACTCTTTGCAGTTAGCGGAAAGCAGTGGAGTCCCCAGTGTCATATGATGAAGCTGAAAAGGGGCGGAGATATCCTGCGTTCAGAGGATTGGGAAGAACCTGTAAGGGTAAGAAGAGCAGACGGCAGCTATCTGGCAGAAGATGGTATTACCCTGGATATGACTTACTTCAATGCCGGTGGAAAGGTCTGCGTCCTCTGGTCTTACCGGAAAGGAATCGGAACACCTATGGATACAGGCTCCATGATCTATATTGCGTCCGTTGATGAGTCGAAACCAACGGTGCTGACCAGCGAGCCAGTGTTATTGACCAGACCTCTTTATGGCTGGGAAAACATACAGGGAACAATAAATAACGAAGGACCATACCCGCTTCTTACGGAGGATATGGTTTACATTGCCTACTCAGGCGGAGCTGCCTGTGGGTATACCTACGCTCTGGGCTTATTGAGTATTCCGGTGGGAAGCGATTATCTGGATGCAGCAGCCTGGAAGAAGGCTACCACTCCTGTCTTATCCTATTATTCCATTGAAGGCGTGTATGGCCCTGGACATAATTCCTTCTTCCGGGATTACGATGGAAGTACCTGGATTCTGTATCACGGTGAAACCGAACTGGTTCCCTTTGGAAAGAGATGTACGGCAATGCACCGGGTGCATTTTGACAGGAAAGGACGTCCCGTGTTTGACCTGGCAGGAGAAAGGGAGCTGAGCAAAGACTTAGAAGAAATATCGATAAAAATAATAGTAGAGTAA
- a CDS encoding glycoside hydrolase family 31 protein, protein MGKIELYKDKLVFERKDELTVIEAYGNNCLRCRTTKNAKISEESWTLLPQTAADSCVVSGDESVATITNGKVSAKIEAGNIWHGGVITYYRNGTQILHTKYEGDYTTRNMHREGDHYQVKVIFDANKGEHFYGLGQEQEDQFDRKGSTCNLLHYNTKSTLPVVYSSLGYGFFWNNPSPGRCELTNNHTLWVSDSAYQADYLVYAGDTPAEVMKIYCDLTGYAPAFPEWAAGFWQCKLRYETQEDLLEAAREYKKRGIPIDAIVIDYFHWTEQGEWKFDPKYWPDPKAMCEELRQMNIEPIVSIWPTINPNSENYLEMSEGNMLVRTENGQYGTFDFYGQQTFIDPMNPKTAKFVWDKVKQNYYSYGIRNFWLDEAEPEVHPQQFGHLKFHLGNGAQTAMLYPYYYSKMFYDGLKEVGEEKVISLTRAAYPGSQKYGSAVWNGDIMSTFEALRMSIKSGLSMAMCGIPWWNSDIGGFFSGDIESDYFRELVVRWFQFGLFSPIMRLHGSRSRSKNHKPRHPGIIEPSGGDNEIWCFGEENYPELKKLIEIRERMKPYTQKYMDIASESGKPIMRPMFFDYYNDEICYKLEDQYMYGEEILFAPIVNQGQVEREVYLPEGNWIQVLDKKVYSGKQQISCRAELYEFIAFVKEGSDVLSVFDIL, encoded by the coding sequence ATGGGTAAAATAGAATTATATAAGGATAAACTGGTATTTGAAAGAAAAGATGAGCTTACGGTTATTGAAGCATACGGCAACAACTGCCTGCGCTGCCGAACAACAAAAAATGCAAAGATTTCAGAGGAGTCCTGGACACTGCTGCCGCAGACAGCCGCAGACAGCTGCGTGGTCAGCGGAGATGAAAGTGTGGCTACCATAACCAATGGTAAGGTTTCTGCGAAAATTGAAGCAGGGAATATATGGCATGGGGGCGTAATCACTTATTATCGTAACGGAACGCAGATTCTGCACACGAAATATGAAGGTGACTATACCACCAGGAACATGCATCGGGAAGGAGACCATTATCAGGTCAAGGTGATTTTCGATGCAAATAAAGGAGAGCATTTTTACGGACTGGGTCAGGAACAGGAGGATCAGTTCGACCGTAAGGGAAGTACCTGTAATCTCTTACATTACAATACAAAATCCACATTGCCAGTGGTGTATTCCTCTTTGGGATATGGATTTTTCTGGAACAACCCATCTCCCGGCAGATGTGAGCTTACCAATAACCATACCCTGTGGGTATCGGATAGTGCTTATCAGGCAGATTATCTGGTATATGCCGGTGATACCCCCGCAGAGGTCATGAAGATCTATTGTGATCTGACCGGTTATGCGCCTGCTTTTCCAGAATGGGCAGCCGGTTTCTGGCAATGTAAGCTTCGTTATGAGACACAGGAGGATTTACTGGAGGCAGCAAGGGAATATAAGAAAAGAGGTATCCCCATTGATGCTATTGTTATCGATTATTTCCACTGGACAGAGCAGGGGGAATGGAAATTTGACCCGAAGTACTGGCCAGACCCAAAAGCCATGTGTGAAGAATTAAGACAAATGAACATTGAACCGATTGTTTCCATCTGGCCAACCATCAATCCCAACAGTGAAAATTATCTTGAGATGAGCGAAGGCAATATGCTGGTGCGTACAGAAAACGGACAATATGGCACCTTTGATTTCTACGGGCAGCAAACCTTCATCGATCCCATGAATCCTAAGACAGCCAAATTTGTATGGGACAAGGTCAAGCAGAATTATTACAGTTATGGTATAAGAAATTTCTGGCTGGATGAAGCAGAACCTGAGGTACATCCCCAGCAGTTCGGACACCTGAAGTTCCATCTTGGAAACGGTGCCCAGACAGCCATGCTGTATCCTTATTATTATTCAAAAATGTTCTACGATGGCTTAAAGGAAGTTGGAGAAGAGAAAGTCATTTCCCTTACCAGGGCAGCTTACCCCGGAAGTCAGAAATATGGTTCTGCTGTCTGGAATGGTGATATCATGTCCACCTTTGAAGCTCTCCGAATGAGTATCAAGAGTGGATTGTCCATGGCAATGTGCGGGATTCCCTGGTGGAATTCGGATATCGGCGGATTCTTTAGCGGTGATATTGAAAGTGACTATTTTAGAGAGCTGGTTGTCCGCTGGTTCCAGTTTGGTCTGTTTAGCCCTATTATGAGACTACATGGTTCACGCAGCCGCTCAAAGAATCATAAACCCCGTCATCCGGGAATCATTGAGCCAAGTGGCGGTGATAATGAAATCTGGTGCTTTGGAGAGGAGAATTATCCGGAGCTAAAGAAACTCATTGAAATCAGGGAGCGAATGAAACCCTATACCCAGAAATATATGGACATTGCCAGCGAGTCAGGAAAACCCATTATGCGCCCCATGTTCTTCGATTATTACAACGATGAGATATGTTATAAACTGGAGGACCAGTACATGTATGGGGAGGAGATACTTTTTGCACCTATTGTAAATCAGGGACAGGTGGAACGTGAAGTTTATCTGCCCGAAGGTAACTGGATTCAGGTACTAGACAAAAAAGTCTACAGCGGAAAACAGCAGATAAGCTGCAGGGCTGAATTGTATGAGTTTATTGCATTTGTAAAAGAAGGAAGCGATGTTCTTTCTGTGTTTGATATCCTATAG
- a CDS encoding AraC family transcriptional regulator, which yields MLKSLYTDSQFKELVSHVISNRPYSLHRTFIPADCDLVLYQHLHDEIELFYLESGEIEFMIEDRHILLKEGEAILIPPGLLHMALNPHKRNCCFYAFLFSTVLFTEAYSHSSYARFVQPLKHNGALYVLSFSPANGWQDKFLQLLVQILQFYDRKDIENWELELHGLLFQLWNLYYANHMLSVDLSGTYQKLYDKLKSSLLYLQENYGADLTLEQLAGHSGLSKGAFCRYFKELTGTSPITYLVRFRIRKSCELLINSDLKITQVANQCGFYNISHYNRAFLQYMKCTPTEYRRQYPESEN from the coding sequence ATGCTTAAATCATTGTATACCGATTCCCAGTTCAAAGAACTGGTATCCCATGTCATTTCAAACCGGCCCTATTCCTTGCACCGGACCTTCATTCCTGCGGATTGTGATCTGGTACTATATCAGCATCTGCACGATGAAATCGAATTGTTTTACCTGGAATCCGGTGAGATAGAATTTATGATTGAAGACAGACATATTCTGTTAAAAGAAGGGGAAGCGATTCTTATTCCGCCAGGTCTGCTGCATATGGCACTTAATCCCCATAAAAGGAATTGCTGTTTTTATGCCTTTCTCTTCAGTACGGTTCTCTTTACCGAAGCCTACTCCCACTCCTCTTATGCACGTTTTGTCCAGCCCCTTAAGCACAATGGTGCCCTCTACGTCCTGTCGTTTTCTCCGGCTAATGGCTGGCAGGACAAGTTCCTTCAGCTGCTGGTGCAGATTCTTCAATTTTATGACCGAAAGGATATCGAGAACTGGGAACTGGAACTACATGGGCTGCTGTTTCAGCTATGGAATCTTTATTACGCAAATCATATGCTCTCCGTTGATCTTTCCGGTACTTACCAGAAGCTATATGATAAATTGAAAAGTTCCCTGCTCTATCTTCAGGAGAATTACGGTGCGGATCTGACGCTGGAACAGCTGGCCGGACATTCTGGTCTTAGCAAAGGTGCTTTCTGCCGTTACTTTAAAGAGCTTACCGGAACCTCTCCCATTACCTATCTGGTACGGTTTCGAATTAGAAAAAGCTGCGAATTGCTTATAAACAGCGATTTAAAAATAACACAGGTCGCCAATCAGTGCGGTTTTTATAATATCAGCCATTACAACCGGGCTTTTCTTCAATATATGAAATGTACACCGACGGAATATCGCAGACAGTATCCTGAGAGTGAGAATTAA